From Brachionichthys hirsutus isolate HB-005 chromosome 2, CSIRO-AGI_Bhir_v1, whole genome shotgun sequence, one genomic window encodes:
- the mfn2 gene encoding mitofusin-2, protein MSLVFPRPNSNAGHGKKDKRLMAEVNASPLKHFVTAKKKINGIFEQLGAYIKESAPFLQDTYKNEELDPVTTEEQVQEVRGYLAKVAGIGEVLARRHMKVVFFGRTSNGKSSVINAMLCDKVLPSGIGHTTNCFLRVEGTDGHEAFLLTEGSEERKSIKTVNQLAHALHQDEDLEAGSLVCVMWPKAKCALLRDDLVLVDSPGIDVTTQLDSWIDKFCLDADVFVLVANSESTLMQTEKSFFHKVNERLSSPNIFILNNRWDASASEPEYMDEVRRQHMDRCSNFLVDELGVVDRAQAGDRIFFVSAKEVLQARVQKAQGMPEAGGALAEGFQARMFEFQNFERRFEECISQSAVKTKFEQHTVRAKQISEALRRIMDSVHVAAQEQRVYCLLTKEDRQDRLEFIDKQLDLLAMDCKSKIKKITEEVERQVSNAMAEEIRKLHLLVDDFHLDFHPSLVVLKVYKNELHRHIEDGLGKNMSERCSASITSALQATQTDMIDGLKPLLPGAVREQVDKLVPRPCFSLSYDLACDKLCSDFQEDIGFHFSLGWTMLVNRFLGPKNTRRALGAYGDQVPRPLALTPVSTSMPPFPQSSVTQEELMVSMVTGLASLTSRTSMGVLVVGGVVWKAVGWRLIALSVGLYGLLYVYERLTWTTKAKERAFKRQFVDYASEKLQLIVSYTGSNCSHQVQQELAGVFAQLCQQVDVTRQNLEDEIGDMNSKIQLLDGLQSKAKLLRNKAGWLDSELNMFTQQYLHHSK, encoded by the exons ATGTCTCTGGTGTTCCCGCGGCCCAACTCCAACGCAGGCCACGGCAAGAAGGACAAGAGACTCATGGCGGAAGTGAACGCGTCGCCGCTCAAGCATTTTGTCACGGCAAAGAAGAAAATCAACGGCATCTTCGAGCAGCTGGGGGCCTACATCAAGGAGAGCGCGCCCTTTCTCCAAG ATACCTACAAAAACGAGGAGCTGGACCCCGTCACCACTGAGGAGCAGGTCCAGGAGGTCCGGGGTTACCTGGCCAAGGTGGCAGGGATCGGAGAGGTGCTCGCCCGCAGGCACATGAAGGTGGTTTTCTTCGGGAG GACGAGTAACGGGAAGAGCTCGGTGATCAATGCCATGTTGTGTGACAAGGTCCTGCCCTCGGGCATCGGGCACACGACCAACTGCTTCCTGAGGGTGGAGGGCACCGACGGCCACGAGGCCTTCCTCCTCACCGAGGGctctgaggagaggaagagcatcAAG ACGGTGAACCAGCTGGCCCACGCGCTGCACCAGGATGAAGACCTGGAGGCCGGCAGCTTGGTCTGCGTCATGTGGCCCAAGGCCAAGTGTGCTCTGCTCAGGGACGatctggtgctggtggacag cCCAGGGATTGATGTCACCACGCAGCTGGACAGCTGGATCGACAAGTTCTGTCTGGATGCTGATGTGTTTGTTCTGGTGGCCAACTCCGAGTCCACTCTGATGCAGACG GAGAAGTCCTTCTTCCACAAGGTCAACGAGCGACTGTCCAGTCCCAACATCTTCATCCTCAACAACCGCTGGGACGCCTCGGCCTCGGAGCCGGAATACATGGATGAG GTGCGCAGGCAGCACATGGACAGGTGCAGCAACTTCCTGGTGGATGAGCTGGGTGTGGTCGATCGGGCCCAGGCCGGTGACCGCATCTTCTTTGTCTCTGCCAAAGAGGTCCTCCAGGCTCGAGTGCAGAAGGCCCAAGGGATGCCTGAAGCAG GTGGAGCTCTTGCAGAAGGTTTTCAGGCCAGAATGTTTGAGTTCCAGAACTTTGAGCGGCGTTTTGAG GAGTGCATCTCCCAGTCCGCTGTGAAGACCAAGTTTGAGCAGCACACGGTGAGGGCCAAGCAGATCTCTGAAGCGCTGCGCCGCATCATGGATTCTGTCCACGTTGCTGCACAAGAGCAGAG GGTCTACTGCCTTCTCACCAAAGAGGACCGCCAGGACCGATTGGAGTTCATAGACAAACAGTTGGACCTGCTGGCCATGGACTGCAAGTCCAAGATCAAGAAGATtacagaggaggtggagagacaG GTGTCCAACGCCATGGCCGAGGAGATCAGGAAGCTCCACCTGCTGGTGGACGACTTCCACCTGGACTTCCACCCGTCTCTAGTGGTGCTCAAGGTCTACAAGAAC GAGCTGCACCGCCACATAGAGGACGGTCTGGGCAAGAACATGTCAGAGAGGTGCTCCGCCTCCATCACCAGCGCCCTGCAGGCCACACAGACCGACATGATCG ACGGCCTGAAGCCTCTGTTGCCCGGCGCCGTCAGAGAGCAGGTGGACAAGCTGGTTCCCCGGCCGTGCTTCAGCCTCAGTTATGACCTGGCCTGTGACAAGCTTTGCAGCGACTTCCAAGAGGACATCGGCTTCCACTTCTCCCTGGGCTGGACCATGCTGGTCAACCGCTTCCTGGGACCCAAGAACACCCGGCGAGCCCTCGGGGCCTACGGTGACCAG GTCCCTCGACCTTTGGCCTTGACTCCAGTCAGCACCAGTATGCCGCCGTTCCCACAAAGTTCTGTGACCCAGGAAGAGCTAATGGTCTCCATGGTGACTGGTCTGGCTTCCCTAACCTCCCGCACTTCCATGGGCGTGCTTGTTGTTGGCGGCGTG GTTTGGAAGGCAGTGGGCTGGCGTCTGATCGCCCTGTCGGTCGGCCTGTATGGCCTCCTCTACGTCTATGAGAGGCTCACCTGGACCACCAAGGCCAAGGAGAGGGCCTTCAAAAGACAGTTCGTGGACTACGCCAGTGAAAAGCTGCAGCTCATCGTCAGCTACACCGGCTCCAACTGCAGCCACCAAGTCCAGCA GGAGTTGGCCGGCGTGTTTGCTCAGCTCTGCCAGCAGGTCGACGTCACCCGTCAGAACCTTGAGGATGAGATCGGCGACATGAACAGCAAGATCCAGCTGCTGGACGGCCTGCAGAGCAAAGCTAAGCTGCTACG GAACAAGGCGGGCTGGCTGGACAGTGAGCTCAACATGTTCACCCAGCAGTACCTTCACCACAGCAAGTGA
- the LOC137902624 gene encoding zinc finger protein PLAGL2-like, which produces MFHQQDLLKSQLRDSHPPIRQLFHCQECGKQYNTQLGYRRHLVAAHSAAAALPRPEGAPALLEHLGSHIDRPPPSEGNANAALPARERKYSCERCDRRFYTRKDVRRHAVVHTGRRDFLCPRCAQRFGRRDHLTRHLKKSHAQESGLMPPCTPSTPVATPTPTPQCPVKEEPSPANSDTGAVSKEPGETYSREMYNSYPMANPVPGLGHAHGLMQGSLSQGMGAMGRHMAPQSCHRHLQPSAAPQQQPYSNMARYQHGSTSYPRADVDSFLLDLQSAPPPHLSVSSSSASTSASPQREVMGEGVSAGGNPHPAGSSSELSCTTNMDIGPLLGFLPFSLPPYSPHMGMGGLVMSYPPATTATSSPSSSAALSSQAPGPFSFFQPPQAHVHPSPGAPTHSQLPQAYSGPAMSNSSALPHYYQAFQQ; this is translated from the coding sequence ATGTTCCACCAGCAGGACCTCTTGAAGAGCCAGCTGCGGGACAGCCACCCGCCCATTAGGCAGCTCTTCCACTGCCAAGAGTGTGGGAAGCAGTACAACACCCAGCTGGGTTATAGACGCCACCTGGTGGCGGCCCACAGCGCTGCAGCAGCCCTGCCCCGCCCCGAGGGGGCACCTGCCCTGCTGGAGCACCTGGGCAGCCACATCGACAGGCCGCCGCCATCAGAGGGAAACGCCAACGCTGCTCTACCAGCGCGGGAGCGGAAGTACTCGTGCGAGAGGTGCGACCGCCGTTTTTATACTCGTAAGGATGTCCGGCGACACGCCGTGGTGCACACCGGCCGCCGGGACTTCCTGTGTCCACGCTGTGCACAGCGCTTCGGCAGGAGAGACCACCTGACCCGCCACTTGAAGAAGAGCCATGCGCAGGAGTCGGGCTTGATGCCCCCGTGTACACCCAGCACTCCCGTGGCTACaccgacccccaccccccagtgtCCGGTGAAGGAGGAGCCGAGCCCTGCGAACTCCGATACAGGCGCCGTCTCCAAGGAACCCGGGGAGACGTACTCCAGGGAAATGTACAACTCCTACCCAATGGCCAATCCTGTCCCGGGATTGGGCCACGCTCATGGCCTCATGCAGGGCTCCTTGTCCCAGGGCATGGGGGCCATGGGTCGCCACATGGCCCCCCAGTCCTGTCACCGTCACCTGCAGCCCTCAGCGGCCCCTCAACAGCAGCCTTACAGCAACATGGCCAGGTACCAGCATGGATCTACCTCATATCCTCGTGCAGACGTGGACAGTTTCCTGCTGGACCTGCAGAGtgcccccccacctcacctGAGTGTGAGCAGCTCTTCTGCCTCTACGTCTGCCTCCCCTCAGAGGGAGGTTATGGGCGAAGGCGTGAGTGCTGGTGGCAACCCCCATCCTGCTGGCTCCTCCTCCGAGCTGTCCTGTACAACGAACATGGACATCGGGCCCCTGCTGGGCTTCCTGCCCTTTAGCCTGCCGCCTTACAGCCCCCACATGGGGATGGGAGGGTTAGTGATGAGCTATCCACCTGCCACCACCGCCACTTCCTCTCCGTCCTCTTCTGCAGCGCTGTCCTCCCAGGCTCCAGGGCCGTTCTCGTTCTTCCAGCCTCCCCAGGCTCATGTACACCCGAGCCCTGGAGCCCCCACCCACAGCCAGCTACCTCAGGCTTACAGCGGTCCTGCTATGAGCAACTCGAGCGCCCTACCTCATTACTACCAGGCCTTTCAGCAGTAA